In a genomic window of Allomeiothermus silvanus DSM 9946:
- a CDS encoding 50S ribosomal protein L25 has translation MEYRLKAYHRESENPERLRDSGKLPGILYNKQMNEKVYVDLGEFDKVFRQASIHHVITLELDGKTQDVLVRQVNLDKRKRRPSHVDFYALSDEPVAMYVPLKFVGTPQGVRLGGVMDTVLRDIEVKVSPRNIPDFIEVDVSGLGIGDSLHLSDLKLPPGVKLNMKGDSTVVTIVPPEDAEKLATETAAPAAAEPEVIKKGKVEEE, from the coding sequence ATGGAATACCGGCTCAAAGCCTACCACCGTGAAAGCGAAAATCCCGAGCGGCTGCGGGATTCGGGCAAGCTCCCCGGCATACTCTACAACAAGCAGATGAACGAAAAGGTCTACGTGGACCTCGGCGAGTTCGACAAGGTCTTCCGCCAGGCTTCCATTCACCACGTGATCACGCTCGAGCTAGACGGCAAAACCCAAGATGTGCTGGTGCGCCAGGTCAACCTCGACAAGCGCAAGCGCCGTCCTTCCCACGTAGACTTTTATGCCCTCTCCGATGAACCGGTGGCGATGTACGTGCCGCTCAAGTTCGTAGGTACCCCCCAAGGTGTACGGCTGGGTGGGGTGATGGACACCGTGCTGCGCGACATCGAAGTAAAGGTTTCCCCCCGCAACATCCCCGATTTCATCGAGGTGGATGTAAGCGGCTTGGGCATCGGGGATAGCCTGCACCTCTCTGACCTCAAGCTTCCCCCGGGGGTCAAACTCAACATGAAAGGCGACTCCACCGTAGTCACCATCGTGCCGCCCGAAGACGCCGAGAAGCTCGCTACCGAAACCGCGGCTCCCGCGGCGGCCGAGCCCGAAGTGATCAAGAAGGGCAAGGTCGAAGAAGAGTAA
- a CDS encoding aminotransferase class IV gives MAKYVILNGELVPEPDAKIHVSDLGLRRGYAVFEFFRVMRGIPLFFEDHLARFQRSAELLFLEPAWTMEKIQQFVFQLVEANGLQEAGVQLVLTGGYSPDAFTPTTPNLIITEAEVRPYPAEQYEQGVKVITHRNLRELPEAKTTDYLMAVRLIPRMRSLGAVEVLYHDGRRMLEGARSGLGIITAEGVLVTAGSSVLESITRRRLLGVARELLPIEERDIPLEEFFAAPEVFILSSTRGVMPVTQVDDRKVGTVGPHTRRLMQAFRQHVEEYLAARASR, from the coding sequence ATGGCGAAGTATGTCATCCTCAACGGCGAACTGGTCCCCGAGCCAGATGCAAAAATCCATGTCAGCGACCTGGGCCTGCGGCGAGGCTACGCAGTGTTCGAGTTTTTTCGGGTGATGCGGGGTATACCGCTTTTTTTTGAGGACCATCTGGCCCGCTTTCAGCGCTCGGCCGAGTTGCTTTTCCTCGAGCCCGCATGGACAATGGAGAAAATCCAGCAGTTCGTTTTCCAATTGGTGGAGGCCAACGGCCTGCAGGAGGCGGGGGTGCAGTTGGTGCTCACCGGGGGGTACTCGCCCGACGCCTTCACGCCCACCACGCCCAACCTGATCATCACCGAGGCCGAGGTCAGGCCCTATCCTGCCGAGCAGTACGAGCAAGGGGTGAAGGTCATCACCCACCGCAACCTGCGCGAGCTGCCCGAGGCCAAGACCACCGACTATCTGATGGCCGTGCGGCTGATTCCACGGATGCGCTCCCTGGGCGCAGTGGAAGTGCTGTACCACGATGGGCGGCGGATGCTCGAGGGGGCCCGCTCGGGGTTGGGGATCATCACCGCGGAGGGAGTGTTGGTTACAGCCGGGAGCAGCGTGCTCGAGAGCATCACCCGACGGCGGCTCTTAGGGGTGGCAAGGGAACTTCTCCCCATCGAGGAGCGGGACATCCCGCTGGAGGAGTTCTTTGCTGCACCGGAGGTGTTCATCCTCAGCTCGACCCGTGGGGTGATGCCGGTGACGCAGGTGGATGACCGAAAGGTAGGCACCGTCGGCCCCCACACCCGCCGCCTGATGCAGGCCTTCCGACAGCACGTGGAGGAGTACCTCGCAGCTCGGGCTAGCCGTTAG
- the pth gene encoding aminoacyl-tRNA hydrolase, with protein sequence MSFLIVGQGNPGTQYLRSKHNVGWQVLDKLGLEFRIRGDAGIAELSLGDEKGWVMKPITYYNATGRAVAPFARFHKIPEERILVVHDELDLPLGKLRFKKGGGNAGNYGLESITQALGSSAFHRLRIGIGKPKSPEEGASWVLSGFRPDQLPVLEKVLEAAAEGVKVWVVEGFVAAQQKFNGLDFTRYQPPEPNG encoded by the coding sequence ATGAGCTTCCTGATCGTCGGACAAGGCAACCCTGGAACCCAGTACCTGCGCAGCAAGCACAACGTGGGCTGGCAGGTGCTGGATAAGCTGGGCCTGGAGTTCCGTATTAGGGGGGATGCCGGTATCGCCGAACTCAGCTTAGGCGACGAAAAGGGCTGGGTGATGAAGCCCATCACCTATTACAACGCTACCGGTAGGGCCGTGGCTCCGTTTGCCCGCTTCCACAAGATCCCGGAAGAACGCATCCTGGTAGTTCACGACGAGCTGGATCTGCCCTTGGGGAAGCTCCGCTTCAAAAAGGGTGGGGGAAACGCAGGGAATTACGGCCTCGAGTCCATCACCCAAGCCCTGGGCTCCTCCGCTTTTCATCGTCTCAGAATCGGCATCGGCAAACCCAAAAGCCCGGAGGAGGGAGCGAGCTGGGTCTTGAGTGGCTTTCGGCCCGATCAGTTGCCGGTGCTGGAAAAGGTGCTCGAGGCCGCTGCCGAGGGGGTAAAGGTCTGGGTGGTGGAGGGCTTCGTAGCCGCGCAGCAGAAGTTCAACGGCCTAGACTTCACCCGGTACCAACCCCCGGAACCTAACGGCTAG
- a CDS encoding D-alanine--D-alanine ligase family protein, with protein sequence MSNLRVLLIAGGRSGEHEVSLSSARGVLAAMPHPTDLAVIAKDGKWLLGQAAQRALHTGSAEEGEHAFPPPIEWRAYAVAFPLLHGTLGEDGTIQGFFEILGLPYVGAGVTASALCMDKDLCKRVLAQAGIPVVPWVSFYRGDPVPPLPFPAPYFVKPANTGSSVGVSKVKTDQDGREALEEAFRWDRKVVIEQGLEGVRELEIALLGNIYAEPSVIGEISYQSEFYDYQTKYTEGLAHMRIPARIPAELEKRIRELAVAAYRVLGVRGMARVDFFLSQDGTLYLNELNTIPGFTPTSMYPKLWQASGMRYPELLDRLVRLALS encoded by the coding sequence ATGAGTAATTTGCGTGTTTTACTCATTGCCGGGGGACGGTCAGGAGAGCACGAAGTTTCCCTCTCCTCAGCCCGGGGGGTGCTGGCGGCCATGCCTCACCCTACCGACCTGGCGGTGATCGCCAAGGACGGAAAGTGGCTGCTGGGCCAAGCCGCCCAGCGAGCTTTGCACACGGGCAGCGCCGAGGAGGGCGAACATGCCTTCCCACCGCCGATTGAATGGCGGGCTTATGCCGTAGCTTTTCCGCTTCTGCACGGAACGCTGGGCGAAGACGGGACCATCCAGGGGTTTTTCGAGATCCTCGGGCTGCCCTACGTGGGCGCAGGGGTAACGGCCTCCGCCTTGTGCATGGACAAGGACCTCTGCAAGCGGGTGCTGGCCCAGGCCGGGATCCCGGTAGTACCGTGGGTGAGCTTTTACCGAGGCGATCCCGTACCCCCTCTCCCCTTCCCGGCCCCTTACTTCGTTAAGCCGGCGAACACCGGTTCCTCGGTCGGAGTAAGCAAAGTAAAAACCGACCAAGATGGCAGGGAGGCCCTCGAGGAGGCCTTCCGCTGGGACCGTAAGGTGGTCATCGAACAGGGGCTCGAGGGGGTGCGCGAGTTGGAAATCGCCCTTTTGGGAAACATCTACGCCGAGCCGAGCGTGATTGGCGAGATCAGCTACCAAAGCGAGTTCTACGACTACCAGACCAAGTACACCGAGGGTCTGGCCCATATGCGCATCCCGGCCCGAATCCCCGCCGAACTCGAAAAGCGCATCCGCGAGCTGGCAGTCGCAGCCTACCGGGTGCTGGGGGTGCGGGGGATGGCCCGTGTGGACTTCTTTCTGAGCCAAGACGGAACGCTCTATCTGAACGAACTCAACACCATCCCCGGCTTCACCCCCACCAGTATGTATCCCAAGCTGTGGCAGGCCTCGGGGATGCGCTACCCGGAGCTTTTGGACCGCTTGGTGCGGCTGGCGCTCTCCTAA